In Spirochaetota bacterium, one genomic interval encodes:
- a CDS encoding RtcB family protein, whose protein sequence is MVNGIAKKIGNCLYEIPRDYKKGMRVPARIYASEELLSSMDSAVFEQLTNVAMLPGIQSYALCMPDGHSGYGFPIGGVAAIDIEDGVISPGGIGFDINCGVRLFITSLHFQELSPKLNQIMDMLFSRIPSGVGGKGIVSLHDKQFDEAMVKGCQWAIEHGYGIKEDLTFCEENGCIPNAKPEAVSQKARERGKEQVGSLGSGNHYLEFQIIRKDDILNRDIAEAFGITGNNQIACMIHCGSRGFGHQIATDYLDQFISVMKQKYHIDIPDRELACAPFHSKEGQAYFHAMNCAINIAFLNRQLIFHIVRDVLCQVFKKSPEELGIKLLYDVCHNTAKIEQYDIDGKNKNLLVHRKGATRAFTRGMQGIPEPYREIGQPVLVGGSMQSASYLLVGGPLAKDSFYSTVHGSGRVMSRQQAKKRFKGRDLANQMERDGIAVRTRSFSGLAEEAGAAYKDIDEVIDAISKAGLSIPVARMIPIGSIKG, encoded by the coding sequence ATGGTAAATGGCATAGCAAAAAAAATTGGAAATTGCTTATATGAAATACCCAGGGATTATAAAAAGGGGATGCGTGTACCCGCACGTATCTATGCTTCTGAAGAATTGCTTAGTAGTATGGACAGCGCTGTGTTTGAACAGCTTACAAATGTTGCTATGCTTCCCGGGATTCAGAGTTATGCACTGTGCATGCCTGATGGGCATTCAGGTTACGGATTCCCAATAGGAGGGGTTGCAGCAATAGATATAGAGGATGGTGTTATCTCACCGGGTGGAATAGGGTTTGATATTAATTGCGGTGTACGGTTATTTATTACCAGTTTACATTTTCAGGAACTATCGCCAAAACTTAACCAAATAATGGATATGCTTTTTTCACGAATACCAAGTGGAGTTGGCGGCAAAGGCATTGTCTCGTTACATGACAAACAATTTGATGAAGCAATGGTTAAGGGTTGCCAGTGGGCTATTGAACACGGCTATGGGATAAAAGAGGATTTAACGTTTTGTGAAGAAAATGGATGTATTCCAAATGCAAAACCTGAAGCTGTTTCACAAAAAGCACGGGAACGTGGCAAAGAACAGGTTGGTTCATTGGGGTCAGGTAATCATTATTTAGAGTTTCAAATTATACGTAAAGATGATATTCTGAACAGAGATATTGCAGAAGCGTTTGGCATTACTGGCAATAATCAAATTGCATGCATGATACATTGCGGTAGTCGTGGTTTTGGTCATCAGATAGCAACTGATTATTTGGATCAGTTTATATCAGTCATGAAACAAAAATATCATATTGACATACCTGACCGAGAGCTTGCTTGTGCACCATTCCATTCAAAAGAAGGGCAGGCTTACTTTCATGCAATGAATTGTGCAATTAATATTGCATTTCTTAATCGCCAATTAATATTTCATATTGTTCGTGATGTGCTTTGCCAGGTTTTTAAGAAATCGCCTGAAGAATTGGGAATAAAGTTACTATATGACGTATGCCATAATACGGCAAAAATTGAACAGTATGATATTGATGGCAAGAATAAAAATTTACTGGTACACAGGAAAGGTGCTACACGGGCTTTCACCAGAGGCATGCAGGGTATACCGGAACCATACAGGGAGATAGGGCAGCCAGTACTGGTTGGTGGGAGCATGCAATCTGCTTCATATCTTCTTGTTGGTGGACCCCTGGCAAAAGATTCTTTTTACAGTACTGTTCATGGAAGTGGAAGGGTAATGTCACGACAGCAAGCCAAGAAGCGTTTTAAAGGCAGAGATTTAGCCAATCAGATGGAAAGAGACGGAATTGCAGTGAGAACACGGTCTTTCAGTGGTTTAGCTGAGGAAGCAGGAGCTGCATATAAAGATATTGATGAAGTTATTGATGCAATTAGCAAGGCGGGTTTAAGTATTCCTGTTGCACGTATGATTCCAATAGGTTCAATAAAAGGATGA
- a CDS encoding polymer-forming cytoskeletal protein codes for MAKKVIQVNKNPVYEIGMIATVFGKDTEFYGDLTFEKSLQINGYFEGEIASGDFLVIGEKATVKANIKANTVIIKGTVYGNIEAKDRIEIQSDGKLFGNIRTSKLIIADGVVFEGKCEMIKSPIPVQKQKQNQKEPVAKE; via the coding sequence ATGGCTAAAAAAGTTATTCAGGTTAATAAAAATCCGGTATATGAAATTGGAATGATAGCAACTGTATTTGGAAAAGATACAGAGTTTTACGGTGATCTAACATTTGAGAAATCATTACAAATTAATGGATACTTTGAAGGTGAAATTGCTTCAGGAGATTTTTTGGTTATTGGTGAAAAAGCTACTGTTAAAGCTAATATAAAAGCTAATACAGTTATTATAAAAGGTACGGTATACGGAAACATTGAAGCTAAAGACAGAATTGAAATACAAAGCGATGGCAAGCTATTTGGGAATATACGAACATCAAAGCTTATAATAGCTGATGGTGTAGTATTTGAAGGTAAATGTGAAATGATTAAAAGCCCAATACCCGTACAAAAGCAAAAACAAAACCAGAAGGAACCAGTAGCAAAAGAGTAA